The genomic region gagtGTTTTATTGCTTAATAATCTTAAACAATTCAATTTAAATCAAACACATGATGAATATATCCATGTAAAGAGATGCTTATATTTAATGCTTAATTATGTTTGAAACAAAATTGCTATGAAAGAAGataccaaaaatataaaaataaataaataaaaattatctaacaGTGATCCTAAAAAAAGTGACAATTTTGAATGTAGAAATGGAATTAGTATCTTGGCAATCAGGACACACACAGAATTTATGTGAATCTTTGGAAGAAAACTCTTGTGATGTAATAATTGCAAtgtcttttctttttgagaatTTGGTGTATCAGCGATCAGCCGTTCAAATCTTGTTCATGTGACACGTGTCAGGCTGAAATTGTTCTGATCTTATGATGTTGGTTTTGATCCTTAAAAAACCTGAAACCACCGACTCTCGTAGAATGTTTTTTTTCCCAGTGGACCCCACCAACTAACAAAGACCCGCGAAAGTGAGAACATAGAATCATAACCACCGCGGTTGTGGAAACCGACAACATAGAATCATAACCAAAAAACAACGTAAGCTGACACGAAAGCCATCATTAATTCTCGTTAAAAGAAAAACtaccattttcttcttcttcttcgctgCTTCTGATTCTGATTCTTTGTGATCCCAATctgattctctttttttttttcttcttccaattTCTAACTTCCTTTCACCTTCATCAACTCAATCTTCAATTCCAAGCCTCAAATTGTTCAGTACACTACCACCCCTCAAGAGATTTTGCATTTTCTGTAGATGTTATGTGCTCCCTGTCTCTTTTGAAAATCGTGGATGATCTAGTGAGTTCTGTAGTGGCTTTTGTGAAAATTGAGaaccttttttgttttcaattttctttactTTGGATGTATGCATGTAGCAGTAAACTATTATctgtttctatttcttttcataCGGATGTGCGGAGTACTAGTTCCAATCTTCTTCATCTCAatgtttgtttttacttttatttgatTATCATCTTGAATGAATAATACATGTCCCATCATTCAATCAGAAACTGTCATGTATGCATTCAATCAGAAACTGTCATATATGGTAAATTTGTTGATAActacttttgatttttgattggTGGATAGTCTTACAACCTTCTAGATTCATAGTGCATGTTTATTGAACTCTTTGACACATAATGCATATATATtcctttatttgatttgggatgTTTAACTGccaacatttttgttttgggCAGAGATTATGAAGAATAGATGAAGAAGTGATGGCCACAGCAGAAGTGAGAGCTGCATGGCAGAGAGCTGTTAATCGTTGTTTTGTCCAAGAAGATGCAAAAAGAGCCCCTAAGTTGGCTTGTTGTCAATCTTCATGTGCAACATCAAAATTGTTTGATGCTGGAGCAGCCAGTGCTGCTGATGAATATGATCATGCTGCTGCTAGTGTCACCCATTTTAACCAGAAATCTTCATTTTCCAATGTGATTCCTGATTCAAGATGGTGGTTGTTGCAATTGCAAGCTAACTATGAATTTCAAAAAGGTTTAACATATGAACAGTTAAATGCGTTAGAGGATGAGGTTGAAAATTTGAATGTTCGTAATGAACAGAAAACATGTAAAGGAGATGCTAATCACTTTGGTGATGAGAACCATGAGTATATTTCTTCCATGGAAGGAATGCAAGAGGTTTATAGTAAAAATTCTAAAGCATATCGTCAACCAATGGATATGATTGCTAAACATGAGACTATGAAGATTGATTCTGTTGGCTGTACAATGTCCAAGCATACAAATGATTTCTTCTTTGATTCTGATTATTCATGGATTGGAGTTGAGAAGGCACTACCAAGGTGGAGAACTACAGATAGAGATGAGTTAGCTTGCTTTGTTTTGCGCAAATCACTCAACCATGTTGAGAATTGTGACCTTCCCCCTCCACAAAAGTATCTTAGAGGACAACCATGTGCTGATATCTGTGATATCAAAATAAGAACATCGTCTTTTGACCAGGAAGCCAAATCCTGTGCCTTTTCCAATTTAaaagttcaagcaaagagaagTTTAGAATCAGAATTGATGCATAGGATGCTTGTGCCTTCAACCAATAAAGggcatttaaattttgattgggACAAATATTCAAGGTATTCTCCTCGTCACATTTGTTTGGTTCACTTGGTTGCACTAGCACCTTATGTGGCTATAATTTACTCCCATAACACTTTAAATCAAACAAGTTACAAATTGAGAAATGCTGTATGGTGGGAAATTGGTTCATCCCATTATTTTTTCTAGAGTCTCCCGATGCTATATTTCTAATCTTTAAGCAACTTACACGAACATCTCCTGAAGTTTTCTGAGATTGATTATGACTCCATAGTCCATACTTCTTTTAACGTTTTTAATGTTTACAATAACTCTCTTATAGTTGTGCATGGTGTAATATGCTTCTTGAGTAATAAAAGGTGTCATTATAATGTATTTCAAACAATTAACGAGAGTTAGTGTGAGAGTAAAAATGAGGTAATAAAAGGTATCATTATAGTGTATTTCTGTGGTTGAGTGAATAAACTATGTACATTTTATGAGGTTCATTTGGGGCATGTTATTcggttttcaaatcaatttgttTGGACTTGCAATTTGCAGAAGTTATCCCATCATCCATGGGGGTGTCACAGAACAAGTTTTTGAGGGAAATCCCAACAAAGCTCAACTTATGGAAGCATTGTGTCATTCCCAAACACGTGCAAGGAAAGCAGAGGAGGCAGCAAAACAggcttgtgctgaaaaagagcACACAATTGCACTCTTTTTCATACAAGCTTCACAACTTTTTGCTTATAAGCAATGGTTTCAGCTGTTGCAGCTGGAAGCTCTTAACACTCAGGTTAAGAACAAGGATCAACCAATATCTACTCTCTTCCCATGGATACGTAGGAAACCGGGCGAGACAAAGCTAAAATTTGGCTATGCCATACAAGAGATGCTTGGCAAGCCAGAAAGTGAAATTGCAACATATGCTGTTGCATTTGCTTTAGGATTGAGTCTTGTTGGGGCTGGCTTGCTCTTAGGTTGGACTGTTGGTTGCATGTTACCTAGTCCATAGTTTTGTAGCATTTAGAGTCAAGTCTTGCTTTGCATGAAGAATGGTAAACAAAGGAGGAAATTGGTTCAAttagagaaagaagagaaatttGTTTTATCAAAGGTGTATGCAGTTTTGTAGATTTTGTTAGTCTGTAATGTACATTCTGCATTGTATTTCCGAAATGTATACTAAGAATTGTTTTGTACATAAATATCTGTATTTCTTTGAATCTTTTCAAATATCCTCTAGGGAATTGTTCTAAACCGGAGAAAGAAGAATGCACATTCTGCATTGTAGTGTTAGGCCAAGTCTAAATGAGGGCAAGTTTTTTCCCCTCCATTTTTTAGTTCAACTTGCACATTTTGTTGGGTTAATTGAGCTAATTGGTGGGGTTTAACCCACCACCTCTACTGGTGCATCGTGTTTTCATCCATTAGATCTTAAATTTTTGGGGAGTTAATTTTTCGTGTACTGggaatgtaaatatttttgcactgtatataaattaaaaaggactTAAGTTTGAGTTTTAAGTATTATGAAGGAAGTCAAGAGTCTTGTTCACGGCCGGATCTCAGAGGCCCCAAAGTCAGAGGCTTTAGAGTTGTCCacgaaattttaaattatgtgtgaaCTTAAAGTGACAAAAGAatatcacatttatttataaaataatgtctATGGCCCAAAGGTTTGAAACCCAAATATTAAGGTCCAACTGTTTCATTATGACTTGTTCGTTATTTTTTATTGGCCTACTAGACAAACGGTCCATAGCCCAACAAGCTCTTAGCCTTTAGGCAGAATGCTTAAGCACACATGTATGACTCATCCTTGGTGGAGTAATCTCAATCTAACAGTCCAAGTCTTCTTATTTATGGCTATTTATGATTAAGTGATAACATAAAGAAATTTACACTTTCATCaatgtattttaattgaattcatTTTGGGAGTAGAAAACTCTAAATTAGTCTTGGACTGATGGCTAGATTGTTGAATTTGCCTATTGCTGCAGAATCTGTATGTCAAGTGTCTTAGGTATGCAATGAATAACATATGACACTAGTCTTAAATTGGCTTGTTTTCACAAAGTCAATAATACAGTCGACAAAAATAATAGGTATTCAAAGTATGTTATATCTTGCTTCTAACGAAAATAATAggtattaaaaatatgttatatcTTGCTTCTAGATGTGGAGAATAAGCCTTGTAACTGCGATTGCAACCGTGAAGAATAATGACTACAGCTTATCTGTTTGTTGAAATAACTTGTGCTTGGTGACAATATTTTCCAGCATGAATTGACCATTGAATCATTGATTTCATGGTCGATTCTTTTAAATTCCATTAGGACAAAAATCGTTTCCTAATaagtcaaaataaataaatgctgTACAAATTTGGAAGCACGGAACCTACTTCAGGCTTCCAAAAAGTTCTGAAATTAACTTATGTTAAAAGAcgttgtatatatattatttagtcctaaaatgaaataatttttgttgttttgattcttgaaaGAGCACATTTATATGGTCTCCAAAAGTGTAAAATTACTAACAAGTTTTTTCTATCAAGTTGCTTCCttgtaaacaattttatttgatgaagaactaatttgtataaaaaaaaaaacttttatgaaCAGAAAAAGCTGACTTGTTGATGGACAAAATTCtatattaattctttaaaagTGAAAAGTTAATCTTTTAACTAAATCATTCGCATGTTGATCATATTTtcctaaataattaaaataaatttttgaataaGACAACATATTTGTGTTAGTTTCATACTTAGAattgatgcttgaaattgaatttagtcTCATTAgtcttaatttttctatttgaaaatcttttaaaaattctagtcataattatataaaaattttatgggATTACAAAATAATTAGCTTAAGCCATTTCTAACTTCTAACCAACACAATAAAAATTGTCTTCTTCAGTCACCAATTCATTAAAAACTATCAATTCCTCACTCATATTCCACAAATGCTGTGCTTACTTTAATTGTGGCTGCTGTTGTCTCTCTAACTGGATAGATCAGTTGTTTTCCAAACTCGATCCATCCAACGGACTTATGTACGCTCCAATTAGAAGTTTCAAAATGTACgcttttcttttacatattcaaAATGTAATTCTTTTCAAATTGTACTTATAGTTATAGCTAACCAAATCaagttgtttttaaaataataattatactgTTATACTTAagctatttaataataatatatttttttcaacgaTAAATACTCTATACTAACATCatgatcaataaaataaaaatgatttaataattagcatataaaatattttttaataagagaTTTATAATTCAATTCCTCTAAAGTGACCAACTCATAAAAAACAAGGTAAATAATCTTGGTCATTGACAAGAAAATCAATTGATGTTGAATGTACGTAAGCAGGACCGTGTTAGAATTTTTTAGGCCTTaggtaaattttatatttaaaaaattattaattaaaatttaataatcaaacaatttaaacatctcattcaataataatttattcaaatcaatatctttgtaatataatttatctcaagttaatttaaaaactaatttttattttctttcaagaatgacatgaattactaatattattaataatattatgtaaatattacctgcatgtaaaattaattatttttaatataatttaattaatatttttaagattacTAATATCAAATTAAAGCATACCAAAACTTTCaagattaatataatattttttttaattcaatctcttttaaaattcttaattattataaactaaGAACTTGAAGGAGTCTAAGGCAATGGCCTCATTCGTCTTGCCATAGTCATGGCTTGATACATAACAAATCATGCATTTGattgttaaattaataattaattttctcatcAACAACTAACAactatatttacttttattcatttcagatgaacaaatcaaaccgataattcaaaccaaatcaattaaatttgttcaaattttttcttagttagggttcaattcaattcaaatcaAACCAATTAGTATCGATAACAATTGGTTTGAGCATCGGATTCAGAATTTTCAAATTCGAATCAATATGAACACActgaatatatattattaatttttattatttttaaataatgaagtttcttatatgagtttaatgtttatgcactaataattttatagtattatccaatcacaaatcactgtttgaattaatttaagattaatattttaaaaataaaaaaacttacaataCATAATGAGTTATGATTGAATGAATGTGTAAAATTTTGTACATTATCAGTATATAaccatcttttaatttatatttttaggtcgTTTTGTGTATTTCCTTTACATTTTATGTTAATCACAAAGACTTAAAAACTCACTTTAAcactttcattttcctttatcATGCAACCCTAAAATGACGACTCACTTGCACTCTTACAAAGCCCCATACAAtcatcattatgctttctcatGATGGTTGTTGAGCCTCCTCTAAACCTCCACCCAATCTATGTTGGTAATACAACTTTGATATTTAGACCTCCTAAAATGGATTTGACTAATTTAATGTATGTCACATGATTATCGATTAATTTTgggataaaattgttattttatatttttttttcaaaacaattttttattgtcttttttttttatcatatgtaAGGTGATCTGAATCAAATCAACCTATTCAGCATATGTTTGTTTTGggttagacaaaaaaaatctaaaatccaaaccaattaaaatcaattgattCAAATTTCATTTCCCCTAAAACCCAAACCAACCCAAACATAAACACCCTTAACAACTTATATCTAGAcaacaaaattgaaattgaatttaaaattttgattctaCGTCTAATTCCTTGTATAAGTCAAACATAACATCTATAATTTTGAACCCATTCCAATTCTATTGGAAATCAAATCGAAATTgtagaatataatttttaatttcattaccTAAAATATCCTAATGAAAAGTAATTATTGACTAATGCATTATATGgtttcttgttaaaaaaaaatattttaacgaCAATGAATCAATAAGGGTGGCACCGTCCACAACGGCTATGAGCATGATTACAATTTAATAGATATCGCACCTGCCAGATTCCATTAAGATACCATATAATGAAGGCTTGAAAATTTGTACATCTTATCCTATGACAATAACATGTAACATAAAGTTTGAGCAGCAACGAACGAACCAATCCAAAAGTGTTACAGTGGTATAGCAGCAGATGAAACAAGTTATGAATGCAACCTGCGACTctgatttttttcataaatacaatagaaagataaatggagaaaaaaaaaagtaattaatatggCAGTGAATAAATAGCATCCAAGGTAATCGATTTTGACCTAACCATGACCAAAAAGGTCCCAGAAGCCTAAGGCCAACACCCATATTTCTTCAGTTTTTTACCCCTCCATGGAACCACCCGCTTCAACCCCTCACACATCGTTGTCTACAGAAATCAAAACCCGTGCAATATTAGGGACCATGTTAACTTTGTCGATAGAATCTTACACAGAAAAAAACAGACAATTTTATGACACAAATCAACCCCTTTTATGGTTACACCCTCTACCCCAAATTACAACTTTGGTCAAGTGGAATAAGCACCCTCAATTTTCAGATTCCTATCTAACTTCTAAGCATTATTATTAGGACAAACTATGCTGACACCttagtattttttgaaaatttacacATACTTCTTTTTAAGAACTAAAGtagttttccttaattatttgaaaCACATTATGTGAAATTTCAAGAAATAATCCAATTGCATATATATACTGCTAGATCAATGATAACACACAAATAGATTAGATGACTATCTTCGTACACTAaactaaatcatttaatatgaCTATGAGTCAAAGAGAATTTTATACACAGTTTCCTCCACTAAAAAATAGTAACTATAGTTCACTAAAATCCCTCATTATGAATCTCCACTACAGGATGCTGACCAAATAGCCATTCAGGGAAGCTTGACTTCAAAACCACACCAGCCCAGATATAAACTGCTAAAAAGTTACATGCTTTATACATCATAACACAAGTTTTAGCAAAGTAAAATTTCAAGCACTgagaaaaaaatctataaacCCAATTAAAGCAGAGAAAAGCAAGGCATAATAAAGtgtgttaaaacttaaaagctaaaaaaaaaaaacttacccaCACACTAGACTTGGCATGGAATGGGTTAGTAAAGCTCCCAGGACGATTCCTCTTTCTCATACTCCTCACCTTCTTGTGAGTGCCAACACATTCAGGATCTTTTTCAACAGAAGATGGAAAGACATAACTACCCCCACCACCACTAGCCTCTCTTTTCAAGGCCTTTTCCCTCCATGAACCAAACCAccctttctccttctcctcctccttgaTCCCCACTCCTTGGTTCAAAACCATGGTCCCAAGTTTCCCTCTTTCAGACCCAAAAGAACCGTACAAGTCTTCATTCATTCTAAAAGAAGGAGAGTTGCAAGTGTTGGTGGTAGCCACATAAGGGTATGGTCCCTCCAAAACAGTGGTGGGTGATGAAAGTTTgttgcttttgttgttgttttgggAATCAAGTAGCAACCTTGGAGGAAGTTCCAAGCACTTTGGAGTTGGGTTTGAGAAGCTCACAATATCAGTGCAAGGCCTTGGCTTCCCTGGCTCCTCTTCCCAACCAAATGGAACTGAAGCTGAAGTGAAAAGTGGTGGAGTTTTCATCCCTGGTCTCTCTGGAGAATGCATTGTTGGAGGGTTCAACAAGGGTAGTTTTGGTATCTTGCACTGATCTGCCTCAAACTCTACTTCACAACCACCCATCACTACTCTCTTTGTCTCTCtctcacactcacacacacTTTGTGTGTTGGAACAACTATAAGTCTATAAGTGTTAGCTTTTGACTATgcttttttgtgttttgatgacataaaagaagaaaagacaaTATTGAAATGTGGAAGAGATGAAGGGAAGCTCTTTCAGCCGAAAAGGTTGGATCTTTCGGTCATATTGGTATTTCTGTGAGGCAAATTAAGCTTCAAAATCAAATGGGGTCTCATTCATGATTCATCAATATATTACGTGTACTTTGTGAAATAATGTGCATAGACTACTGAGGAGTGGGGACTTTAATTTCTTCACACGTTAACGTTTTGCTGGAGCCggataatgaaaaagaaaatgaactcctccttcaattcaattcaaatttcttttttttttactgcgtAATTATTTCATCATTGAATTCTGCTTTTCCAAAAGTCGCCAAGTGGTTTGATTAttatcaaatcaaatcactttGTTGGTGTCAAACTAGAAACTTAGCATTTTGTTGAATTGCTTGCGTGGGAGAGGCTAGCTCGAAATATTTGAACGTGATTTTTGGTATAGAACTATTAGATGATCGTttacaaaactaattttaaaagaaaattattttggaaaattgattttagagtaaagtaatttatattttgacgttttaatttaaaaaaataagttagcaGTAAAATTAAgtgtaacttttttatttgatataaatGCTACTTAAAGCTATTTCaactgaaaattaattttgattcataattattttatttttttataatgaattcataattaatttcataacgTAAGTTACCTACCAAAAATCATGCTATTAAGTATTAATTACTatttcaacttaattttaaattatccaATGTGAATTTAAACACGCATATAACATCaaagttcaaataaaaaaaatgaaattgtgttgaataatttttacattttagtaatataataattagataaattcataaattttttatttgaataatatttgttttcttttctcattttctccCCACTCgagaagaaataatttttgtgAGTCCTCCCACTATCTTTCTTCTAACCTTTCCATTTTTCTCTTTAACCcatggttaaaatttatgatttttcttcccACTTTTCTCCACTCATTTTCATTCCAACCACACATACTATTGGCTCAAATACACGCAACACTCCTTTCTCGGTCTCGACTCATTTAACATGCATTTCTCTCGTTGAAAAACTGTATTGTgacaaaaatatagaatattttttttataaatatgtgtGAGTAGCGTTATTTATTaagaaacttaatttatttcatactcTTCAATTCATACATTGGCTCCATTTAATTATTCCTTGGTGCATCACGTGACACATCAAATGATCcagattaatttgttttataccAATTTCACGTAGGTAATGATTTGGACCTTAACCCTTTCACCTACACAAACATAAGACACTTGATTTGTCTTGTTGGATCAAGCCATATTGGACACAGATTGTGATAGAAAATTGAGTGGCGTGAACAGAGTACTCTTATAGGCTTCATTTGCATTCTAAAATGAACTTTCCGAAAAGCAATGAAAAATACAGGAAATAATAGTGGAAATGCATGTCCTGTCTAGACTCATCTGCCCTATGAAACGAGTCATTCTTATTTGCCACCAAATTCCATTAGATTTCCTTCGTATCAGGCAACAATGAAAATTACATACTATGAGTTGACGTTCATGTTTGTTCAAATATCAGAATACCCAAAAAATTGTATCAAAGGCTacatttttaactcttttttttttggttaagttggtttaaataacaatatttcaattatatataaaaaaaattaaggaatatTTCAAATATAGGATGCATTACAATTAGAGGTGGGTATAtgagtttgtgtgtgtgtttgtgtagtTGTTTAACCCTCTATTTCCCACATTCTGAGACAAAAAACGTGGTTGAAGAAAATTGTTAGATTCATCATGTTGAAAAGAGGATGAATAAACAAGTCTCTTTATATGTGGTTCGTGTTTAGTCCAATAAGCCCATGGACTAACGGAGTAGTTTGCATGgctaactattttttataattaaaaaaatgattgagattataaaaatttataaaaaaaaaaaaaactttataaaaacgagaaaaaaagagagtcaAAGATTAACGAAAATGTAGCAAATATGCATGGatgattcaaattcaaatagtaAAATCTAAAAGAACATCATCTACTCCACTTGGACAccaaataaaacattaataaaactCAATAGCTTTAAACAATAAAAGATCAGACTGAGGAAACCGGAAGTGTTAATTTTCTAAGTATTGATAAGACATTAAgcaataaaagtataaaacaataattaatattaaaaaaattgctctTAAAGTTGATAAGGTAACATGTGGATCCAAATGGTATAACCCACAAAGTTAAATGAATTGGGCCTAATAGATTTGCATGTGAATGGATCAACATATTCTGAATCAAAGAAGGGAATTAATTTCTGCACCCAGCAATTCCCCAAAATACTCAAACTACCCTCtacttatttcttcttcttcctcttccttcttcacttaAAATTTGTGCTTGTTTTTCACTACTTCTCTACTGAGAGTTCTGTTAAAGGTGGTGTGTGAATTTTGGTCGAGCTCATTGGTtaccctttactttttttttttttgcaactatGATTTTGTTCTATATGGATTAGCAATACGTataaaacatatggattgacaatTCTATATGTTTTCTATATGTGTCGACACTGGTAATGCCTTCCCAGACTTCCAATGGCAAGCACATGATTTTATCTCATGATAATCTTCGACGGCAATAGAAGAAACAGCAATAGGAAAATGCTCCTTGATCCAACACtgcatatatttaaaaaacaaaaatcaaaacaatactcaatataaaatacaaaacaaaaaattaaatttaaaataaattataaatgctTGTAAAAGTGTGATATATCCTGTAAGTTGTCTGGTCATTCTCTTTGACACATCATTCAAATTCTCATACATATGGACTAGTGCAGTAGCTCCCCATGCATAGCTTCCAGTTTGGCTGAGGTCACGAAATGTATCCAAGAATACCACATGCATGTGTGTGACACTCTTGCTAGCAAAGAGTGTGCAACCTACTAGATGCAAAAGATATGCTCGAACTGCTACGATCCACTCTCCTGCATCACAT from Glycine soja cultivar W05 chromosome 16, ASM419377v2, whole genome shotgun sequence harbors:
- the LOC114390382 gene encoding uncharacterized protein LOC114390382 gives rise to the protein MATAEVRAAWQRAVNRCFVQEDAKRAPKLACCQSSCATSKLFDAGAASAADEYDHAAASVTHFNQKSSFSNVIPDSRWWLLQLQANYEFQKGLTYEQLNALEDEVENLNVRNEQKTCKGDANHFGDENHEYISSMEGMQEVYSKNSKAYRQPMDMIAKHETMKIDSVGCTMSKHTNDFFFDSDYSWIGVEKALPRWRTTDRDELACFVLRKSLNHVENCDLPPPQKYLRGQPCADICDIKIRTSSFDQEAKSCAFSNLKVQAKRSLESELMHRMLVPSTNKGHLNFDWDKYSRSYPIIHGGVTEQVFEGNPNKAQLMEALCHSQTRARKAEEAAKQACAEKEHTIALFFIQASQLFAYKQWFQLLQLEALNTQVKNKDQPISTLFPWIRRKPGETKLKFGYAIQEMLGKPESEIATYAVAFALGLSLVGAGLLLGWTVGCMLPSP
- the LOC114390711 gene encoding uncharacterized protein At4g00950-like isoform X1, with amino-acid sequence MGGCEVEFEADQCKIPKLPLLNPPTMHSPERPGMKTPPLFTSASVPFGWEEEPGKPRPCTDIVSFSNPTPKCLELPPRLLLDSQNNNKSNKLSSPTTVLEGPYPYVATTNTCNSPSFRMNEDLYGSFGSERGKLGTMVLNQGVGIKEEEKEKGWFGSWREKALKREASGGGGSYVFPSSVEKDPECVGTHKKVRSMRKRNRPGSFTNPFHAKSSVWTTMCEGLKRVVPWRGKKLKKYGCWP
- the LOC114390711 gene encoding uncharacterized protein At4g00950-like isoform X2; translation: MGGCEVEFEADQCKIPKLPLLNPPTMHSPERPGMKTPPLFTSASVPFGWEEEPGKPRPCTDIVSFSNPTPKCLELPPRLLLDSQNNNKSNKLSSPTTVLEGPYPYVATTNTCNSPSFRMNEDLYGSFGSERGKLGTMVLNQGVGIKEEEKEKGWFGSWREKALKREASGGGGSYVFPSSVEKDPECVGTHKKVRSMRKRNRPGSFTNPFHAKSSVWFISGLVWF